One window of the Shimwellia blattae DSM 4481 = NBRC 105725 genome contains the following:
- a CDS encoding cobyric acid synthase, translated as MTRAIMVQGTASDAGKSVLVAGLCRIFYQDGLRCAPFKSQNMALNSGITPDGKEMGRAQIFQAEAAGIAPDVRMNPVLLKPTSDSKAQVVLMGKVATDMDARRYHDYKPRLKARVQAVYRSLAAEQDVMVLEGAGSPAEINLRDRDIVNMGMAELAECPVILVADIDRGGVFAAIYGTIALLQEHERWRVKGVIINKFRGDVALLQPGLEQIEALTGVPVIGVMPWLDIDLEDEDGVAIQRGKYHHMPQQALDIAVVQLPHISNFTDFNPLAAQPDVRVRYIRHPAELEGADLVILPGSKNTLGDLQWLHHTGMAEALGRWREAGHPLFGICGGYQLLGRQIDDDVESGLGSLPGLGLLAVTTRFARDKVTVRTRARVLPGLLDDSGGHPVAGYEIHMGTTLVAPGVRPLLALEEGGEDGAISADGLVAGCYLHGIFDNTGFTRTLLDALRRRKGLAAWQGDVVDYRQWKEAQFDTLAAAMRQHIDIEKVYSIMEQHQERA; from the coding sequence ATGACACGGGCAATAATGGTGCAGGGCACCGCCTCTGATGCAGGCAAAAGCGTGCTGGTGGCGGGACTGTGCCGGATTTTTTATCAGGATGGCCTGCGCTGCGCGCCGTTTAAATCCCAGAATATGGCGCTCAATTCCGGCATCACGCCAGACGGTAAAGAGATGGGGCGGGCGCAAATTTTCCAGGCCGAGGCGGCCGGTATCGCCCCGGATGTGCGCATGAACCCGGTGCTGCTCAAGCCCACCAGCGACAGCAAAGCCCAGGTGGTACTGATGGGCAAAGTGGCTACCGATATGGACGCCCGGCGCTATCACGACTATAAACCCCGGCTTAAGGCCCGGGTGCAGGCGGTCTACCGCAGCCTGGCCGCAGAGCAGGACGTGATGGTACTGGAAGGGGCAGGCAGCCCGGCTGAGATCAACCTGCGCGATCGGGATATCGTCAACATGGGGATGGCGGAGCTGGCCGAATGCCCGGTTATCCTGGTGGCGGATATCGATCGCGGCGGCGTTTTTGCCGCCATTTACGGCACCATTGCCCTGCTACAGGAGCACGAGCGCTGGCGGGTCAAAGGGGTGATTATCAATAAGTTCCGGGGGGATGTGGCCCTGCTGCAACCGGGGCTGGAGCAGATAGAAGCCCTGACCGGGGTGCCGGTGATTGGCGTGATGCCCTGGCTGGATATTGACCTGGAAGACGAAGACGGGGTGGCGATTCAGCGCGGTAAATATCACCATATGCCGCAGCAGGCGCTGGATATTGCCGTGGTACAGCTGCCGCATATCTCCAACTTTACGGATTTTAACCCGCTGGCCGCCCAGCCCGATGTACGGGTGCGCTATATTCGCCACCCGGCAGAGCTTGAGGGGGCGGATCTGGTGATTCTGCCCGGCAGTAAAAACACCCTCGGTGATTTACAGTGGCTGCACCACACCGGCATGGCAGAGGCCCTGGGGCGCTGGCGTGAAGCCGGGCACCCGCTGTTCGGGATCTGCGGCGGTTACCAGCTACTGGGCCGCCAGATTGACGATGATGTCGAGTCCGGCCTTGGCAGCCTGCCCGGTCTGGGGCTGCTGGCCGTCACCACCCGGTTTGCCCGGGATAAGGTCACCGTTCGCACCCGGGCCCGGGTACTGCCCGGGCTGCTGGATGACAGCGGCGGGCACCCGGTAGCCGGTTATGAGATTCATATGGGGACAACCCTGGTCGCGCCCGGCGTGCGCCCCCTGCTGGCCCTGGAAGAAGGTGGCGAAGATGGCGCCATCAGCGCCGACGGGCTGGTGGCCGGGTGTTATCTGCACGGTATTTTTGATAATACCGGCTTCACCCGCACCCTGCTGGATGCGCTGCGCCGCCGTAAAGGGCTGGCGGCCTGGCAGGGGGACGTGGTCGACTACCGCCAGTGGAAAGAGGCGCAGTTTGACACCCTGGCCGCCGCCATGCGCCAGCACATTGATATTGAAAAGGTCTACAGCATTATGGAACAACATCAGGAGCGCGCATGA
- a CDS encoding ATP-binding cassette domain-containing protein, whose amino-acid sequence MLATDDLSFGYQDEDVLHHLSLDFSRYPVTGLVGANGCGKSTLFMLLSGLLRPRRGQVLWQGSPLDYSKKGLLALRQRVVTVFQDPDQQLFYTDIDSDIAFSLRNLGMAEPEIARRVDEALKLVDAEHFRHQPIQYLSHGQKKRVAIAGALVMEADYLLLDEPTAGLDPAGRQQMITLIRRIAAGGKHVIISSHDIDLMYEICHGIYVMQRGRLVASGTPDQVFQDAELIHQAGLVQPWLVKLSRLPGFGLYRSEQQLFNPQDTL is encoded by the coding sequence ATGCTGGCGACGGATGACCTGAGCTTTGGGTATCAGGATGAGGATGTTTTGCACCATCTGAGCCTGGATTTCTCCCGTTACCCTGTCACGGGGCTGGTGGGGGCGAACGGGTGCGGCAAATCCACGCTGTTTATGCTGCTCAGCGGCCTGCTGCGCCCGCGCCGGGGCCAGGTGCTGTGGCAGGGCAGCCCGCTGGACTACAGCAAAAAAGGGCTTCTCGCCCTGCGCCAGCGGGTGGTGACCGTGTTCCAGGATCCGGATCAGCAGCTGTTTTATACGGATATCGACAGCGATATCGCCTTCAGCCTGCGTAACCTGGGAATGGCGGAGCCGGAGATTGCCCGGCGGGTTGATGAGGCCCTGAAGCTGGTAGACGCAGAGCACTTTCGCCACCAGCCGATCCAGTACCTGAGCCACGGCCAGAAAAAACGCGTTGCCATTGCCGGGGCACTGGTAATGGAGGCGGACTACCTGCTGCTTGATGAGCCCACCGCCGGGCTGGATCCCGCCGGGCGCCAGCAGATGATAACGCTTATCCGGCGTATTGCCGCCGGCGGGAAACATGTCATTATCTCCAGCCACGATATTGATCTGATGTATGAGATTTGCCACGGGATCTACGTGATGCAGCGCGGGCGGCTGGTGGCCAGTGGAACACCGGACCAGGTCTTTCAGGATGCGGAGCTTATCCATCAGGCCGGGCTGGTGCAGCCCTGGCTGGTTAAGCTCTCCCGGTTGCCGGGGTTTGGCCTGTACCGTAGCGAACAACAACTTTTTAACCCCCAGGATACCCTATGA
- a CDS encoding cobalt-factor II C(20)-methyltransferase, producing MSGRLYALGTGPGASDLITVRAARLLGQLDVLFAPAGRKGGDSLALSIVREYLGAHTEIRCCHFPMSADSAEKQQAWDTVCAQITEQVQAGKQVGFITLGDAMLFSTWVFLLARLGNPPWLEIVPGVTSFAAIAARSAMPLCMEQQSMAVVACTAGDEAIVRALRDNECVVLMKVYGRFAAIKARLRELGLLEHALMMSEATLPGEQCWRDLASLADDTPLAYFSTIVVNKSWSAAQ from the coding sequence ATGAGCGGACGTCTGTACGCCCTGGGAACGGGCCCGGGAGCCAGTGATTTAATTACCGTGCGCGCTGCCCGTCTGCTGGGCCAGCTGGATGTCCTGTTTGCCCCGGCCGGGCGCAAAGGCGGGGACAGTCTGGCGCTCTCGATTGTGCGTGAATACCTCGGGGCCCACACGGAGATCCGCTGCTGCCACTTCCCGATGAGCGCCGACAGCGCGGAAAAACAGCAGGCCTGGGATACGGTCTGCGCACAGATAACCGAACAGGTGCAGGCCGGGAAACAGGTGGGGTTTATCACCCTCGGGGATGCGATGCTGTTCAGCACCTGGGTCTTTTTGCTGGCCCGTCTGGGTAACCCGCCGTGGCTGGAAATTGTTCCGGGGGTGACCTCATTTGCGGCCATTGCTGCCCGCAGCGCGATGCCACTGTGTATGGAGCAGCAGTCCATGGCGGTGGTGGCCTGCACCGCAGGCGACGAGGCCATTGTCCGGGCGCTGCGCGATAATGAGTGCGTGGTGCTGATGAAGGTCTATGGCCGCTTTGCCGCCATAAAAGCCCGGCTTCGCGAGCTGGGCCTGCTGGAGCACGCCCTGATGATGTCAGAGGCCACCCTGCCGGGTGAGCAGTGCTGGCGGGATCTGGCAAGCCTTGCGGATGACACGCCGCTGGCCTATTTCTCCACCATTGTGGTGAACAAATCCTGGAGCGCTGCACAATGA
- the cbiM gene encoding cobalt ECF transporter S component CbiM has translation MKAQIRYLAMSAGAPALVLMAVPADAWAMHIMEGFLPPLHALVWWLLFLPCLWLGLVRLRQIVSADSNQKVLLALCGAFIFVLSALKIPSVTGSCSHPTGAGLAVILFGPGVVAILGAIVLLFQALLLAHGGLTTLGANGMSMAVLGPVVGYLVWRLATRAGLRRDVAIFLCAALADLATYVVTSLQLGVAFPDPHSGVAGSVMKFMGIFCLTQVPVAIAEGLLTVLIYDQLSKRHLVQAPGVRG, from the coding sequence ATGAAGGCGCAGATCCGCTACCTCGCCATGAGTGCCGGGGCGCCAGCCCTGGTCCTGATGGCGGTGCCTGCCGATGCCTGGGCGATGCACATCATGGAGGGTTTTTTACCGCCTCTTCACGCCCTGGTGTGGTGGCTTTTGTTCCTGCCGTGCCTGTGGCTGGGGCTGGTGCGCCTGCGCCAGATAGTCAGCGCAGACAGCAACCAGAAAGTGCTGCTGGCCCTGTGCGGTGCGTTTATTTTTGTGCTCTCGGCACTGAAGATCCCCTCCGTCACCGGCAGTTGTTCACACCCGACCGGCGCGGGGCTGGCGGTTATTCTGTTCGGCCCCGGGGTGGTGGCTATTCTCGGGGCGATTGTGCTGCTGTTTCAGGCACTGCTGCTGGCCCACGGGGGGCTGACCACCCTTGGCGCTAACGGCATGTCGATGGCGGTTCTCGGCCCGGTGGTCGGGTATCTGGTCTGGAGGCTGGCTACCCGTGCCGGGCTGCGCCGGGATGTGGCCATATTCCTGTGCGCGGCGCTGGCGGATCTGGCGACCTATGTGGTCACCTCGCTACAGCTCGGGGTCGCCTTCCCGGATCCCCACAGCGGGGTTGCCGGATCGGTGATGAAATTTATGGGGATCTTCTGCCTCACCCAGGTGCCTGTCGCCATTGCCGAAGGGCTGCTGACGGTGCTGATTTATGATCAGCTGAGTAAACGCCACCTGGTACAGGCCCCGGGAGTACGCGGATGA
- the cobU gene encoding bifunctional adenosylcobinamide kinase/adenosylcobinamide-phosphate guanylyltransferase — protein MITLITGGARSGKSGHAEQLAAAAGEKVLYIATSQVCDEEMAERVAHHRASRPAHWRTVECWRDLASVITPENDPEEVILLECITTLISNLLFEVTGETPESEWDYAAIEQFIGQQIDTLLAACARCPSPVLLVTNEVGMGIVPENRLARHFRDMAGRVNQRLAAAAQDVWLVVSGIGVKIK, from the coding sequence ATGATTACGCTGATTACCGGCGGGGCGCGCAGCGGGAAAAGCGGCCACGCGGAACAACTGGCTGCCGCCGCCGGGGAAAAAGTGCTCTATATCGCCACCTCACAGGTGTGTGATGAGGAGATGGCTGAGCGGGTTGCCCATCACCGGGCCAGCCGCCCGGCCCACTGGCGCACGGTGGAGTGCTGGCGCGATCTGGCGAGTGTTATCACCCCGGAGAATGATCCCGAAGAGGTTATCCTGCTGGAGTGCATAACCACGCTTATCAGCAATCTGCTGTTCGAGGTGACCGGGGAGACCCCCGAGTCAGAGTGGGATTACGCGGCGATTGAGCAGTTTATTGGTCAGCAGATTGATACACTGCTGGCCGCCTGCGCCCGCTGCCCCTCGCCGGTGCTGCTGGTGACAAACGAAGTGGGGATGGGCATTGTGCCGGAAAATCGCCTGGCCCGGCACTTCCGAGATATGGCCGGGCGGGTCAACCAGCGGCTGGCCGCTGCGGCGCAGGATGTCTGGCTCGTGGTTTCAGGAATAGGAGTAAAAATAAAATGA
- a CDS encoding 4'-phosphopantetheinyl transferase family protein yields the protein MPAFIRNVTLSPHPHQPGALCCEVHFNPAAWQDTLFSQLGILRPAHLARAVPKRLAEYLAGRYACQQILRHWGITADITSGSNREPLWPPAVAGSLSHSAERALALLIPARYGLSPGVDIEMADARTLLSIASAIATPEEQAQFSTCGLTDYHGLLLTFSAKESLFKALYPQVGRYFGCDAAALYALDMAQQQFVLQLRETLAPAAVRGTLYRGNFSLTNGGVMTSLFCAG from the coding sequence ATGCCCGCTTTTATCCGCAACGTTACCCTGAGCCCCCACCCTCACCAGCCCGGGGCACTCTGCTGCGAGGTGCACTTCAACCCGGCCGCCTGGCAGGATACGCTGTTCAGCCAGCTGGGCATTCTGCGCCCGGCACACCTTGCCCGGGCCGTGCCCAAAAGGCTCGCGGAATACCTCGCCGGGCGCTATGCCTGCCAGCAGATCCTGCGCCACTGGGGGATCACCGCCGATATTACCAGCGGCAGCAACCGTGAGCCCCTGTGGCCGCCCGCGGTGGCCGGATCACTGTCACACAGCGCAGAGCGGGCGCTGGCGCTGCTGATCCCGGCACGCTACGGGCTGAGCCCCGGTGTTGATATTGAAATGGCCGACGCGCGCACCCTGCTCAGTATCGCCAGTGCCATTGCCACCCCAGAGGAGCAGGCACAGTTTTCCACCTGCGGCTTAACGGACTATCACGGGTTATTGCTGACATTCAGCGCCAAAGAGAGCCTGTTTAAGGCGCTGTATCCGCAGGTGGGGCGCTATTTCGGGTGTGATGCGGCCGCGCTTTACGCACTGGATATGGCGCAGCAGCAGTTCGTGTTGCAGCTCAGGGAAACGCTAGCCCCGGCAGCGGTCAGGGGAACCCTGTACCGGGGCAACTTTTCGCTGACTAACGGCGGGGTGATGACATCGCTGTTTTGCGCCGGTTAA
- the cbiK gene encoding sirohydrochlorin cobaltochelatase yields MKKALLVISFGTSYADTREKNITACEQALAASCPGRDLFRAFTSGMIIRKLRQRDNLVVDTPRQALERLAALGYQDVAIQSLHIINGDEFEKITAEVQQMQGRFQRLTLGMPLISSFSDYEALLAALVQQSPALGPDDRLVLMGHGASHHAFAAYACLDHMMTSRRLPMRVGAVESYPEIDLLVADLVAQGVRKVHLMPLMLVAGDHARNDMASDDDDAWKMRFIRAGIPAQAWLQGLGENPAVRALFVQHLHQALGSAGQEAA; encoded by the coding sequence ATGAAAAAAGCCCTGCTGGTTATCAGCTTCGGCACCAGCTATGCGGATACCCGCGAGAAAAACATCACCGCCTGCGAACAGGCACTGGCGGCCAGTTGCCCGGGGCGGGATCTGTTCCGGGCATTCACCTCGGGGATGATTATCCGCAAACTCCGCCAGCGCGATAACCTGGTTGTCGACACCCCCCGCCAGGCCCTTGAGCGGCTGGCGGCGCTGGGATATCAGGATGTGGCTATCCAGTCTTTGCATATTATTAACGGCGACGAGTTCGAAAAAATCACCGCCGAAGTGCAACAGATGCAGGGGCGTTTTCAGCGCCTGACCCTCGGTATGCCGCTGATCAGCAGTTTTTCCGACTACGAAGCGCTGCTGGCGGCCCTGGTGCAGCAGTCGCCCGCCCTCGGGCCGGACGACCGGCTGGTGCTGATGGGGCACGGGGCCAGCCACCACGCCTTTGCGGCCTACGCCTGTCTGGATCATATGATGACCAGCCGCCGCCTGCCGATGCGGGTCGGGGCGGTGGAAAGCTACCCGGAGATCGATCTGCTGGTGGCGGATCTGGTGGCGCAGGGGGTGCGCAAAGTGCACCTGATGCCGCTGATGCTGGTGGCCGGGGACCACGCGAGGAACGATATGGCCTCCGACGATGACGACGCCTGGAAAATGCGCTTTATCCGCGCCGGGATCCCGGCCCAGGCCTGGCTACAGGGGCTGGGTGAAAACCCGGCAGTCCGCGCTCTGTTTGTGCAGCATTTACACCAGGCGCTGGGTAGCGCCGGGCAGGAGGCAGCATGA
- a CDS encoding energy-coupling factor ABC transporter transmembrane protein — MLAIDKISGRSRWCHRDPRLKLGCWVVLMSLALGLPPAGQAVLAALIAALSCWMLRVSLRRWLGWIAIPCGFLLLSTLTMLLSAAAQPAGMLWSVPLGFTYLGVLPAGLDMANHTLWRSLAAISATFWLVLNLPFIQLIALLQRCRVPVLLTEQILLTWRFIFILLDEMQAIYQAQALRFGYRTLRGSYRSLAMLAGMLFSRVMVRYQQMATALEVKLYQGDFHL; from the coding sequence ATGCTGGCGATTGATAAGATCAGCGGGCGCAGCCGCTGGTGCCACCGGGATCCCCGGCTCAAGCTGGGGTGCTGGGTGGTGCTGATGAGCCTTGCGCTGGGGCTACCGCCTGCCGGTCAGGCCGTGCTGGCGGCACTGATCGCCGCCCTGAGCTGCTGGATGCTGCGTGTCTCCCTGCGGCGCTGGCTGGGCTGGATTGCCATTCCCTGCGGTTTTTTACTGCTCAGCACCCTGACTATGCTGCTCAGTGCGGCGGCACAGCCCGCCGGGATGCTGTGGTCTGTTCCGCTGGGGTTTACGTATCTCGGGGTGCTGCCTGCCGGGCTTGATATGGCGAACCACACCCTGTGGCGCAGCCTGGCGGCCATTTCGGCCACCTTCTGGCTGGTGCTGAACCTGCCGTTTATTCAGCTGATTGCGCTGTTACAGCGCTGCCGGGTGCCGGTACTGCTCACTGAGCAGATCCTGCTGACCTGGCGGTTTATTTTTATTCTGCTTGATGAAATGCAGGCCATTTACCAGGCCCAGGCCCTGCGTTTTGGTTACCGCACCCTGAGGGGGAGCTACCGCTCCCTGGCGATGCTGGCGGGGATGTTGTTCTCCCGGGTGATGGTGCGCTATCAGCAGATGGCAACCGCCCTGGAAGTTAAGCTCTATCAGGGTGATTTTCATCTTTAA
- a CDS encoding energy-coupling factor ABC transporter substrate-binding protein: MKKSLLLLALVAGLMILPFFVSHGGEYGGTDDKARGQILAINPEYQPWFTPLYTPASSEIESLLFTLQGCLGTAVIFYILGYYRGRRGSHAGD, translated from the coding sequence ATGAAAAAGAGCCTGTTATTGCTGGCCCTGGTGGCGGGGCTGATGATCCTGCCGTTTTTTGTTTCCCACGGGGGGGAATATGGCGGCACGGATGATAAGGCCCGGGGGCAGATTCTGGCGATAAACCCTGAGTATCAACCCTGGTTTACGCCCCTCTATACCCCTGCCAGCAGTGAAATTGAAAGCCTGCTGTTTACGTTGCAGGGCTGCCTGGGCACGGCGGTGATTTTTTATATTCTGGGTTACTACCGGGGGCGGCGCGGCAGCCATGCTGGCGATTGA
- the proP gene encoding glycine betaine/L-proline transporter ProP: MRRRKKLTPITLSDVTIIDDAKLRKAITAASLGNAMEWFDFGVYGFVAYALGKVFFPDANPGVQMIAALATFSVPFLIRPLGGLFFGMLGDKYGRQRILAITIVIMSLSTFCIGLIPAYETIGLWAPVLLLLCKMAQGFSVGGEYTGASIFVAEYSPDRKRGFMGSWLDFGSIAGFVLGAGLVVLISALVGEENFLEWGWRLPFFLALPLGVIGLYLRHALEETPAFQQHMEKQEQTNRDGLSSKKISFKEIATRHWRSLLVCVGLVITTNVTYYMLLTYMPSYLSHNLHYSEDHGVLIIIAIMIGMLFVQPLIGLFSDRIGRRPFILCGSLALLVLAVPCFMMINSGVIGLIFAGLLILAVILNCFIGVMASCLPAMFPTQIRYSALALAFNISVLIAGITPTLTAWLVEFTSNLLMPAYYLMAIAVIGLATALTMKETANRPLKGATPAASDIQEAREILREHHDNIEHKIENIDEEIARLMLQRQSLVDQHPRITA; the protein is encoded by the coding sequence ATCCGCAGAAGGAAAAAGCTCACGCCGATTACCTTAAGTGACGTCACCATTATTGATGACGCCAAACTACGTAAAGCTATCACCGCCGCCTCTCTTGGCAACGCAATGGAATGGTTCGACTTCGGGGTTTACGGATTCGTCGCCTACGCACTGGGTAAGGTCTTCTTCCCGGATGCCAACCCGGGCGTTCAGATGATTGCCGCCCTGGCCACCTTTTCCGTGCCCTTTCTTATCCGCCCGCTCGGCGGCCTGTTTTTCGGTATGCTGGGGGATAAGTACGGCCGCCAGCGCATCCTGGCAATCACCATTGTCATTATGTCGCTAAGTACATTTTGTATCGGGCTCATCCCCGCTTACGAGACCATTGGTCTCTGGGCTCCTGTGCTGTTGCTGCTGTGTAAAATGGCCCAGGGGTTCTCTGTCGGGGGCGAATATACCGGTGCGTCCATCTTCGTCGCGGAATACTCACCGGACCGCAAACGCGGCTTTATGGGCAGCTGGCTGGATTTCGGATCCATTGCCGGGTTTGTCCTCGGGGCCGGGCTGGTGGTGCTGATTTCCGCCCTGGTCGGTGAAGAAAACTTCCTTGAGTGGGGCTGGCGCCTGCCGTTCTTCCTGGCACTGCCGCTGGGGGTGATTGGCCTCTATCTGCGTCACGCCCTGGAAGAGACTCCGGCCTTCCAGCAGCATATGGAAAAGCAGGAACAGACAAACCGCGACGGGCTGAGCAGCAAGAAGATCTCGTTTAAAGAGATAGCTACCCGCCACTGGCGCAGCCTGCTGGTCTGTGTTGGCCTGGTTATCACCACCAACGTGACCTACTACATGCTGCTGACCTATATGCCGAGCTATCTGTCGCACAATCTGCACTATTCCGAAGACCACGGGGTGCTGATTATCATCGCCATTATGATAGGTATGCTGTTTGTGCAGCCGCTTATCGGCCTGTTCAGTGACCGGATCGGTCGCCGCCCGTTTATCCTGTGCGGTAGCCTTGCCCTGCTGGTGCTGGCAGTACCGTGCTTTATGATGATTAACAGCGGCGTTATCGGGCTGATTTTTGCCGGTCTGCTGATTCTGGCGGTGATCCTTAACTGCTTTATCGGGGTGATGGCGTCTTGTCTGCCAGCCATGTTCCCGACCCAGATCCGCTACAGTGCCCTGGCACTGGCGTTTAATATCTCGGTACTGATTGCCGGTATCACGCCGACACTGACCGCCTGGCTTGTGGAGTTCACCAGCAACCTGCTGATGCCCGCCTACTATCTGATGGCTATCGCCGTGATTGGTCTGGCTACCGCGCTGACCATGAAAGAGACGGCAAACCGGCCCCTGAAAGGCGCAACGCCTGCCGCCTCAGACATTCAGGAAGCCCGGGAGATCCTGCGCGAGCACCACGATAATATCGAGCATAAAATCGAGAATATCGACGAAGAGATCGCCCGCCTGATGCTCCAGCGCCAGAGCCTGGTGGATCAGCACCCGCGTATTACCGCCTGA
- the cobT gene encoding nicotinate-nucleotide--dimethylbenzimidazole phosphoribosyltransferase: MANIAALVAQIDAPDQQAQGEAARHIDGLLKPVGSLGRLESLAIQLAGMPGWRGQVSKPAHKAILVMCADHGVYEEGVAVSPKAVTAIQALNMTRHNTGVCVLAAAAGAQVHVVDTGIDCEPLPGVKDLRVARGCGNIARGPAMSRQQAEALLLACAGYTRELAAGGVKLFGVGELGIANTTPAAAMVSVLTGSEPGEVVGIGANLPREQLQHKVEVVRRALAVNQPDASDGLDVLAKVGGFDLVGMAGVMLGAASCGLPVVLDGFLSYASALAACRIAPGLHDYLIPSHFSAEKGARIALQHLDLVPYLNMDMRLGEGSGAALAMQLVDAACAMYSQMGTLAECAIVLPD, from the coding sequence ATAGCAAATATCGCCGCCCTGGTCGCGCAAATCGACGCGCCGGACCAGCAGGCACAGGGCGAGGCCGCACGCCATATTGACGGGCTGTTAAAACCGGTGGGTAGCCTGGGGCGGCTGGAGTCTCTGGCAATCCAGCTGGCCGGGATGCCCGGCTGGCGGGGGCAGGTCAGTAAACCGGCTCACAAGGCGATTCTGGTGATGTGCGCCGACCACGGCGTTTATGAGGAAGGGGTCGCCGTCTCGCCCAAGGCGGTTACCGCGATTCAGGCCCTGAATATGACCCGCCACAATACCGGCGTGTGTGTGCTGGCCGCCGCCGCCGGGGCGCAGGTGCACGTGGTGGATACCGGTATTGACTGCGAGCCGCTCCCGGGGGTGAAAGATTTACGGGTTGCCAGAGGCTGCGGCAATATTGCCCGGGGCCCGGCCATGAGCCGCCAGCAGGCAGAGGCGCTGCTGCTGGCCTGCGCAGGCTATACCCGCGAGCTGGCCGCCGGAGGGGTGAAACTCTTTGGGGTGGGTGAGCTGGGGATTGCCAACACCACCCCGGCTGCGGCCATGGTCAGTGTGCTGACCGGCAGCGAGCCTGGCGAGGTGGTGGGGATCGGGGCGAACCTTCCCCGGGAGCAGTTGCAGCATAAAGTAGAGGTGGTGCGCCGGGCGCTGGCGGTAAACCAGCCGGACGCCAGCGACGGCCTGGATGTGCTGGCGAAAGTGGGCGGTTTTGATCTGGTGGGGATGGCCGGTGTGATGCTGGGTGCTGCCTCCTGCGGGCTGCCGGTGGTGCTGGATGGCTTCCTGTCTTATGCCTCGGCGCTGGCTGCCTGCCGGATTGCCCCCGGCCTGCATGATTACCTGATCCCGTCGCACTTCTCTGCGGAAAAGGGCGCGCGCATTGCGCTACAGCACCTTGATCTGGTGCCGTACCTGAATATGGATATGCGCCTGGGTGAAGGGAGCGGGGCGGCCCTGGCCATGCAACTGGTGGATGCGGCCTGCGCCATGTACAGCCAGATGGGCACCCTGGCGGAGTGCGCCATTGTCCTGCCCGATTAA
- the cobS gene encoding adenosylcobinamide-GDP ribazoletransferase, translated as MIRLFWATLSFMSRLPVPQRWSRGVEIDQYVRGIVTFPVIGLLLGGLSGLVFLFIQPGGGIPVAAFACVLALALLTGGLHLDGLADTCDGVFSARSRERMLEIMRDSRLGTHGGLALIFVLLGKVLVISELAVRGNAMLPVLACACIAGRSAVVMMMYRQRYAREQGMGNLFIGKLSAQQVLTTLILGLVLCFAGLHLRGVLAMLATIVLVWVLGCALKRTLGGQTGDTLGAAIELGELVFLLALL; from the coding sequence ATGATACGGTTGTTCTGGGCAACACTCTCTTTTATGAGCCGCTTACCGGTGCCTCAGCGCTGGAGCCGCGGTGTGGAAATTGACCAGTATGTGCGCGGCATTGTCACCTTTCCGGTGATTGGCCTGCTGCTGGGGGGGTTAAGCGGGCTGGTGTTTTTGTTTATCCAGCCCGGTGGCGGGATCCCTGTGGCGGCCTTTGCCTGCGTACTGGCCCTGGCGCTGCTTACCGGCGGCCTGCATCTGGATGGCCTGGCGGATACCTGTGACGGGGTCTTTTCCGCCCGCTCCCGGGAGCGGATGCTGGAGATCATGCGCGACAGTCGGCTCGGCACCCACGGGGGGCTGGCGCTGATTTTTGTGCTGCTGGGGAAAGTGCTGGTAATAAGCGAGCTGGCGGTACGCGGTAATGCCATGTTACCGGTGCTGGCCTGCGCGTGCATTGCCGGGCGCAGCGCGGTGGTGATGATGATGTACCGCCAGCGCTATGCCCGGGAACAGGGCATGGGCAATTTGTTTATCGGCAAGCTGAGCGCTCAGCAGGTGCTGACGACGCTTATCCTCGGGCTGGTGCTCTGTTTTGCCGGGCTGCACCTGCGTGGGGTGCTGGCAATGCTGGCGACCATTGTGCTGGTCTGGGTGCTGGGGTGCGCACTGAAAAGAACCCTGGGCGGCCAGACCGGGGATACCCTTGGCGCCGCCATTGAACTGGGCGAGCTGGTATTTTTACTGGCGCTGTTATAA